One window of the Anopheles cruzii chromosome 2, idAnoCruzAS_RS32_06, whole genome shotgun sequence genome contains the following:
- the LOC128276323 gene encoding zinc finger and BTB domain-containing protein 18-like, translating into MATANPPAYHCIVCTLTKIPFASLSKESQQKIVRNGRPTPKMRNLTSRCLNSLNLNVHDWMTGCDRDRKLYCWPCLLFNTSEYDVWGKRGFGDFYRLSLATIDHTKDVSHQAKSKTLKLWTETACEQSDSSGAEEDVECIPELDFLNASASELDEEIDVKPNVEALNAAIGFSQHLSGQVVDLCETAEDGSGMDFSRTAAINANSQELGENSRTSNASSSAAGQGTMADDLARIYKTPFPEVANPMMSQSVQNGTEKYQLKWHSHHQNMNVSLSNLYKNDRYADVMLLTCSGEESYAIPAHKLILGTSSLYFANIFDKNAVPTNAITYIVLPPDLTHRSMQILIQYMYTGESTVSTDILNEVLRGGDILKIRGLWRNDCSKTASNASDGNKEHPLGESASRFVSPVTVNLPQVSPAPVFASGTGLINIKRDVAIDPGERRRTGSADDGIRRSYKNQENILHPNGGDPSQQQAQPRNHSPLPGEHSFPVHEHPRRSAKQEAENVGNSTPNSSAGPPPGGASAIPAELNFLNVKAEPVEWMDVRAGELPQLSGAVSPAGQKAAAGSQSAELQVKVEAESGADHSRPSSSSSAEQPTYSPLTCELCAETFTVPGEWVRHIEGHGDTSHALPKRRRRTEESEDADITAALRCDLCATFYVTPADWVRHVQSAHTETELAISNKRQAYPRYGATSNSTHHQSSPTTAADDEPGAQQQDKLCTVCNKSFPSCASMIVHRRTHTGEKPFYCDTCNKGFNVKSNLLRHLRTLHNQHGELPASPHTDAADSHGSE; encoded by the exons ATGGCCACCGCGAACCCGCCCGCCTATCACTGCATCGTTTGCACCCTGACGAAGattcctttcgcttcgttgAGCAAAGAAAGCCAACAGAAAATCGTTCGCAATGGGCGCCCAACGCCGAAAATGCGTAACCTTACGTCGCGCTGTCTGAATTCCCTTAACCTGAACGTACACGATTGGATGACCGGTTGCGATCGCGACCGGAAGCTCTACTGCTGGCCGTGTCTGCTGTTCAACACGTCCGAGTACGACGTGTGGGGCAAACGCGGTTTTGGTGACTTTTATCGGCTTTCCTTGGCGACGATCGATCATACGAAGGACGTGTCGCACCAGGCGAAGAGCAAAACACTGAAACTGTGGACCGAAACGGCCTGCGAGCAGAGCGACAGCAGTGGGGCCGAGGAAGACGTGGAGTGCATTCCGGAGCTTGACTTTCTCAATGCCTCCGCCTCCGAGCTGGACGAAGAGATAGACGTGAAACCGAACGTTGAGGCGCTGAACGCGGCGATTGGTTTCTCGCAGCATCTGTCCGGGCAAGTGGTGGATCTGTGTGAAACGGCCGAAGATGGCAGTGGAATGGACTTTTCCAGAACTGCGGCAATTAATGCGAACAGTCAGGAGTTGGGAGAAAACAGTCGCACCAGCAACGCATCGTCCAGTGCCGCGGGGCAAGGGACGATGGCGGACGATTTAGCACGTATCTACA aaACCCCTTTCCCCGAAGTAGCGAATCCTATGATGTCACAGTCGGTTCAGAACGGTACGGAAAAGTACCAACTTAAATGGCACTCGCATCATCAGAACATGAACGTTTCGTTGTCCAATCTCTACAA AAACGATCGGTACGCCGACGTCATGCTGCTAACGTGCAGTGGGGAAGAAAGCTATGCGATACCTGCCCACAAACTGATACTTGGAACTTCCAGCTTG TactttgcaaacattttcgacaaaaacGCAGTACCGACGAATGCGATCACCTACATCGTGCTTCCACCCGATCTGACGCACCGCTCGATGCAGATTCTTATACAGTACATGTACACCGGCGAGTCGACCGTCTCGACGGACATCCTCAACGAGGTGCTGCGCGGCGGAGATATACTGAAAATCCGTGGACTCTGGCGAAACGATTGCTCAAAAACGGCTTCCAATGCTTCCGACGGCAACAAGGAGCACCCGCTGGGTGAATCCGCGAGTCGGTTCGTTAGCCCCGTCACCGTTAACCTGCCGCAGGTGTCCCCGGCACCAGTGTTTGCGTCGGGAACGGGACTGATAAATATTAAGCGTGACGTAGCGATCGATCCGGGCGAGCGACGACGGACCGGgtccgccgacgacgggaTCCGACGTTCGTACAAAAATCAGGAAAACATCCTTCACCCGAACGGTGGTGACCCGTCGCAGCAACAAGCGCAACCAAGAAATCATTCCCCACTACCCGGTGAACATTCGTTTCCGGTTCACGAACATCCACGGCGAAGCGCCAAACAAGAAGCAGAGAATGTGGGAAATTCTACACCGAACTCGTCAGCAggaccgcccccggggggtgcaTCGGCAATACCGGCGGAGTTGAACTTTCTCAACGTCAAAGCGGAACCGGTCGAGTGGATGGATGTGAGAGCGGGTGAACTGCCCCAGCTTTCCGGTGCGGTGAGCCCCGCTGGCCAGAAGGCAGCCGCCGGGAGCCAATCAGCGGAGCTGCAAGTGAAAGTCGAAGCCGAATCGGGAGCGGACCATTCGCGGCCATCTTCCAGCTCCTCTGCCGAGCAACCGACATACTCACCGTTGACCTGCGAGCTGTGCGCCGAAACATTTACCGTCCCCGGCGAGTGGGTTCGCCACATTGAGGGCCACGGCGATACTTCGCACGCGTTGCCGAAACGCAGGCGACGAACGGAAGAG TCCGAAGACGCTGACATAACGGCGGCGCTGCGATGTGACCTGTGTGCGACGTTCTACGTAACACCCGCCGATTGGGTGCGCCATGTTCAGAGTGcgcacacggaaacggaactggcCATTTCGAACAAACGGCAGGCGTATCCGCGATACGGTGCCACGTCAAACTCCACACACCACCAGTcttcaccgacgacggccgccgacgacgagccgggtgcgcagcagcaggataAGCTGTGCACCGTTTGTAATAAATCGTTCCCATCCTGCGCCAGCATGATCGTGCACaggcgcacgcacaccg GCGAAAAACCATTCTACTGCGACACGTGTAACAAAGGGTTCAACGTTAAGTCGAATCTTCTGCGACATCTGCGAACGCTTCACAACCAGCACGGCGAGCTTCCCGCTTCACCGCACACCGATGCTGCGGACAGTCACGGCTCCGAGTGA
- the LOC128278183 gene encoding histone-lysine N-methyltransferase, H3 lysine-79 specific-like gives MDRRIHWSAKEVEEMIESLKEREILCQPEGKQHRAPDAFKVVANDMRRKGLFRSPEQIRAKLRILRKDYFKALRSGSKIQYQACEYFTSLHDLFTDAQRKMEDRKIQQLRRLKQLQHQQMLHQLHQQQQQLQKPEQPQQKQEKQPLLSNNSNAAISNHQRAQQQNHRTSATRTKASRSSSVSHSVESDVQQPATVGVVPVAAHPVPPAVRPVPPAVGPVPAAAVGPVPVAVSPVPVTNGPCSTFNGSVSVQGPAPTAPPEPLPDKYHLKLNEYLPSLNTSLANLCKNERYADVMLLVCNDEEHISIPAHRLVLGTFSSYFATIFERTAHMAPQSMMYIVLPPLVTRSAVQSLLHYMYSGEAIVPTDSLGDVMLSGELLRVHGFCKSKPPGMLSQKAPPSLTSVPLMSVTRNLTLNHTVQEEIRPPTIPVIAAPVIEQAEPEGPQQQQQQLPPLQPPVIERPPSVLERDRERERERERAQEQEREREKELEREREKEREKEREKELEKEREKEREKERQRERERERELDRERQRERERERLNNLERVPVNELEELEKFAPCRILADTELLEVNGGSEAMAEDHDSDRDSRSPTPQPVVLREKNKPKLDIIESLCSIETTTSDESMLEIVTNGPESSPFSNRAQNSPRSARSSPRLESIIESDSEDLDLPNSGDITLQLVPRPGNDPLDDPHHVSTSVDHLVYSPLSCQLCKETFSTPTDWVQHVYGHCNDDALRAKRRRLSVNNSRLGDDAALRCDMCSSYFSDTNDWLGHVVVAHEDCMNDCLMSLPFNTFEGKVNFPAI, from the exons ATGGATAGGCGCATTCATTGGTCGGCCAAGGAGGTCGAAGAAATGATCGAGAGCCTGAAAGAAC GTGAAATCCTGTGTCAACCGGAAGGGAAGCAGCATCGCGCGCCCGATGCCTTCAAGGTCGTGGCGAACGATATGCGTCGGAAgggtttgtttcgttcgccggAACAAATCCGCGCCAAGCTTCGCATCTTGCGGAAGGACTACTTCAAggcgctccggtccggctcgAAGATTCAGTACCAGGCGTGCGAATATTTTACCTCTCTGCACGATCTTTTCACCGATGCGCAACGCAAGATGGAGGACAGAAAGATTCAACAGCTGCGCCGTCTAAAACAGCTGCAACATCAGCAGATGCTGCATCAgctgcaccagcaacagcagcaactacAGAAACCAGAGCAACCGCAGCAAAAGCAGGAAAAGCAACCGTTGCTGAGCAACAATAGCAACGCCGCTATCAGTAACCATCAACGGGCGCAGCAACAGAACCACCGGACGTCGGCAACTAGGACTAAAGCTAGCAGAAGTAGTAGTGTGTCGCACAGTGTCGAGAGCGATGTACAACAGCCGGCCACGGTTGGTGTCGTGCCGGTCGCGGCTCATCCCGTGCCGCCGGCGGTTCGTCCCGTGCCGCCGGCGGTTGGTCctgtgccggcggcggcggttggtcCCGTGCCAGTCGCGGTGAGTCCAGTGCCGGTCACGAACGGTCCCTGTAGTACATTCAATGGCAGTGTTAGTGTGCAGGGGCCGGCCCCGACGgctccaccggaaccgctgcCGGACAAGTACCATCTCAAGCTGAACGAGTACTTACCAAGTCTAAACACTTCGCTGGCCAATCTGTGCAA AAACGAACGATATGCGGACGTTATGTTGCTGGTTTGCAATGACGAGGAGCACATCTCCATTCCCGCCCACCGGCTCGTGCTGGGAACGTTCAGTTCG TACTTCGCCACCATCTTCGAGCGTACCGCGCACATGGCCCCGCAAAGTATGATGTACATCGTGCTGCCGCCGCTCGTGACACGGTCCGCCGTCCAGAGCCTTCTGCACTACATGTACTCGGGCGAGGCGATCGTGCCGACCGACAGTTTGGGCGATGTGATGCTCTCCGGTGAGCTGCTGCGCGTTCATGGCTTCTGCAAGAGCAAACCGCCGGGCATGTTGTCGCAGAAGGCGCCACCGTCTCTGACCTCCGTACCGTTGATGTCGGTGACGCGAAATCTGACCCTAAACCATACGGTGCAGGAGGAAATTCGGCCGCCGACGATACCGGTCATTGCAGCACCGGTCATCGAGCAAGCGGAACCGGAGggaccacagcagcagcagcagcagctgccaccGTTGCAACCACCTGTCATCGAGAGGCCTCCGTCGGTATTGGAGCGAGATCGTGAAAGAGAACGCGAACGTGAGCGAGCCCAAGAACAGGAAAGAGAACGTGAAAAGGAACTTGAAAGAGAACGTGAAAAAGAACGTGAAAAAGAACGTGAAAAGGAGCTTGAAAAGGAACGTGAAAAGGAACGTGAAAAAGAACGGCAACGCGAAAGAGAACGGGAGCGCGAACTGGACAGGGAGCGGCAGCGTGAGCGAGAACGCGAGCGACTCAACAACCTGGAGCGAGTTCCGGTGAACGAGCTCGAGGAGCTGGAAAAGTTTGCACCCTGCAGGATACTGGCCGATACCGAACTGCTCGAAGTTAACGGCGGATCAGAAGCGATGGCGGAGGATCACGACAGTGACCGCGATTCACGTTCGCCGACTCCCCAGCCGGTGGTTTTGCGGGAGAAAAATAAGCCAAAACTAGACATCATCGAGAGCTTGTGTAGCATCGAAACGACAACGTCGGACGAATCGATGCTGGAAATTGTAACAAATGGACCGGAATCGTCACCGTTCAGTAACCGTGCACAGAACAGCCCGAGAAGTGCGCGAAGCAGCCCCAGGCTGGAGTCTATCATCGAGTCGGATAGCGAGGATCTGGACTTGCCGAACAGTGGTGACATTACATTGCAGCTGGTTCCGCGACCCGGGAACGATCCGCTGGACGATCCGCATCATGTCAGCACGTCCGTCGATCACCTGGTGTACTCCCCGCTCAGTTGCCAGCTGTGCAAAGAAACGTTCtcgacaccgaccgactgggTGCAGCATGTTTACGGTCACTGCAACGATGACGCGTTACGAGCAAAGCGAAGGCGATTATCGGTGAACAATAGC AGGCTCGGCGATGACGCGGCGCTTCGGTGCGACATGTGTTCGTCGTATTTCAGCGATACCAACGATTGGCTTGGGCACGTCGTTGTTGCGCACGAGGACTGCATGAACGATTGTCTCATGTCGCTACCGTTTAACACGTTCGAGGGAAAAGTGAACTTTCCTGCGATTTGA
- the LOC128277744 gene encoding pyrimidodiazepine synthase-like encodes MYSMRFCPYAQRVHLILDAKKIPYHTIFINLSEKPEWYFDKNPLGKVPALEVPGKDAVTLYESLVLADYIEEAYSAQQRKLYPTDPFRKAQDRILIERFNGAVISPYYRILFSTDGIPPGAITEFGSGLDIFEKELKTRATPYFGGDKPGMLDYMIWPWCERVDLLKFALGDKYELDKERFGKLLTWRDLMEKDDAVKESFISTENHTKFLQSRKNGENNYDILANDAKRPRLE; translated from the exons ATGTACTCGATGCGTTTCTGTCCCTACGCCCAGCGGGTGCACCTGATACTGGATGCGAAGAAAATCCCTTACCACACGATCTTCATCAATCTGAGCGAAAAACCCGAGTGGTACTTCGACAAGAATCCACTCGGCAAGGTGCCCGCGCTAGAGGTACCGGGCAAGGATGCGGTCACACTCTACGAATCGCTAGTGCTTGCTGACTACATCGAGGAGGCCTATTCGGCCCAGCAGCGGAAGCTCTACCCAACCGATCCGTTCCGTAAAGCGCAGGACCGTATCTTGATCGAACGGTTCAATGGGGCGGTCATCTCGCCGTACTATCGTATCCTCTTCTCCACCGACGGAATTCCGCCCGGTGCCATCACCGAGTTCGGGAGCGGGCTGGACATTTTCGAGAAGGAACTGAAAACACGCGCCACACCATACTTCGGCGGTGATAAGCCGGGTATGCTCGACTACATGATTTGGCCGTGGTGTGAGCGTGTTGATTTGCTCAAATTCGCGCTCGGCGACAAGTACGAACTGGACAAGGAGCGGTTCGGGAAGCTG CTAACGTGGCGGGACCTGATGGAAAAGGACGATGCCGTCAAGGAGTCGTTCATATCGACCGAAAACCACACGAAATTCTTGCAGAGCCGCAAGAACGGAGAAAACAACTACGATATCCTAGC TAACGATGCCAAACGACCTCGACTGGAATGA